The Paraburkholderia sp. D15 genome has a segment encoding these proteins:
- the katE gene encoding catalase HPII — protein MAGKSSADTSTRKPASKAASASNAKSKDLEQFRAHAQGEALRTNQGVKIADNQNTLRAGPRGPSLLEDFIMREKITHFDHERIPERIVHARGSAAHGVFQVYESQGEYTKAAFLQDPSVQTPVYVRFSTVQGPRGSADTVRDVRGFAVKFYTQEGNYDLVGNNMPVFFIQDAVKFPDFVHAVKPEAPNEMPTGGSAHDTFWDFVSLVPESAHMVLWTMSDRAIPRSLRTMEGFGVHTFRFVNAQGKARFVKFHWRPVLGSYSLLWDEAQKLAGKDPDFHRRDLWEAIERGDYPEFELGVQIVEEKDEHKFDFDLLDPTKLIPEELVPVKIVGKMTLNRNPDNFFAETEQVAFHPGHLVPGIDFSNDPLLQGRLFSYTDTQISRLGGPNFHEIPINRPVCPFHNNQRDAMHRQTINVGQASYEPNSVSGGWPKETDPAPSDGGFESYQERVEGTKIRVRSESFADHFSQAALFYNSMSEPEKDHIAAAYQFELGKVTKPEIRARVVNEILASFDARLAAKVAEGLGLPAPKKGTAKLSGPKASPALSLLNRVQPGIKTCKIALLAAPGSDGAAIRKLQQALLDEGATPMLIAPTLAPIDGIAPDATIAGLPSIMFDAVIVTGGAAGAKLLAQSGDARHFVLEAFKHLKAIAALGAGRDVLAAAHLPDNADGVATGDDKHLAGVLKAFVEAAGQHRVWSRAAQAETVPA, from the coding sequence ATGGCCGGTAAATCCAGTGCAGACACGAGTACACGCAAGCCCGCGAGCAAAGCCGCTTCCGCGAGCAACGCCAAATCGAAAGACCTCGAACAGTTTCGCGCGCATGCGCAAGGCGAGGCGCTGCGTACCAATCAGGGCGTCAAGATCGCCGACAACCAAAACACGTTGCGTGCGGGTCCGCGCGGTCCGTCGTTGCTGGAAGATTTCATCATGCGTGAAAAGATCACGCACTTCGATCACGAGCGTATTCCCGAGCGCATCGTGCATGCGCGCGGCTCGGCGGCGCACGGCGTGTTTCAGGTGTACGAGTCGCAGGGCGAATACACGAAAGCGGCGTTCCTTCAGGACCCGTCCGTGCAAACGCCGGTTTATGTGCGTTTCTCGACGGTGCAGGGGCCGCGTGGTTCGGCCGACACCGTGCGCGACGTGCGCGGCTTCGCGGTCAAGTTCTATACGCAGGAAGGCAATTACGATCTGGTCGGCAACAACATGCCGGTGTTCTTCATTCAGGACGCGGTCAAGTTTCCCGATTTCGTGCATGCGGTGAAGCCCGAGGCGCCGAACGAAATGCCGACCGGCGGTTCCGCGCACGACACCTTCTGGGATTTCGTGTCGCTCGTGCCGGAGTCCGCGCACATGGTGCTGTGGACCATGTCGGACCGCGCGATTCCGCGCAGCCTGCGCACCATGGAAGGCTTCGGCGTACACACGTTCCGCTTCGTCAATGCGCAGGGCAAGGCGCGCTTTGTGAAGTTTCACTGGCGGCCGGTGCTGGGTTCATATTCGCTGTTGTGGGACGAAGCGCAGAAACTCGCGGGCAAGGATCCGGATTTTCATCGGCGCGATTTGTGGGAAGCGATCGAGCGCGGCGATTATCCCGAGTTCGAACTGGGCGTGCAGATCGTCGAGGAAAAAGACGAGCACAAGTTCGATTTCGATCTGCTCGATCCGACCAAGCTGATTCCCGAGGAACTGGTGCCGGTGAAGATCGTCGGCAAGATGACGCTCAACCGCAATCCGGACAACTTCTTCGCCGAGACGGAGCAGGTCGCGTTTCATCCGGGCCATCTCGTGCCGGGAATCGATTTCTCGAACGATCCGCTTCTGCAAGGGCGTCTGTTCTCGTACACCGATACGCAGATCAGCCGGCTCGGCGGCCCCAACTTCCACGAGATTCCGATCAATCGTCCTGTTTGCCCGTTCCACAACAATCAGCGCGACGCGATGCACCGGCAGACGATCAACGTCGGGCAGGCGTCGTATGAGCCGAATTCCGTGAGCGGCGGCTGGCCGAAGGAAACCGATCCGGCGCCGTCGGACGGCGGCTTCGAGAGCTATCAGGAGCGCGTGGAGGGCACGAAGATCCGCGTGCGCAGCGAATCGTTCGCCGATCATTTCTCGCAGGCGGCACTGTTCTACAACAGCATGTCCGAACCGGAGAAGGACCATATCGCCGCGGCGTATCAGTTCGAACTCGGCAAGGTGACGAAGCCGGAGATTCGCGCGCGCGTGGTCAACGAAATTCTCGCCAGTTTCGATGCGCGTCTCGCGGCGAAGGTCGCCGAAGGGCTCGGTCTGCCCGCGCCGAAAAAAGGCACGGCGAAGCTGTCGGGTCCGAAGGCGTCGCCCGCGCTGAGTCTGCTCAATCGCGTGCAACCGGGCATCAAGACCTGCAAGATCGCGCTGCTTGCCGCGCCGGGCTCGGACGGCGCGGCGATCCGCAAGCTGCAGCAGGCGTTGCTCGATGAAGGCGCGACGCCGATGCTGATCGCGCCGACGCTCGCGCCCATCGACGGTATCGCGCCGGACGCGACGATCGCCGGCTTGCCGTCGATCATGTTCGACGCGGTGATCGTGACCGGTGGCGCGGCCGGCGCGAAGCTGCTCGCGCAATCGGGCGATGCCCGGCACTTCGTGCTCGAGGCGTTCAAGCATCTGAAGGCGATCGCGGCGCTGGGCGCGGGGCGCGACGTGCTGGCCGCCGCGCATCTACCGGATAACGCGGACGGCGTGGCGACCGGCGACGACAAGCATCTCGCGGGCGTGCTGAAGGCATTTGTAGAAGCGGCGGGGCAGCATCGCGTGTGGTCGCGGGCGGCGCAGGCGGAGACGGTGCCGGCTTAA
- a CDS encoding ATP-binding protein — protein sequence MRHRILSTAISSNLSLVAIRDRSRQIGELFGLDNVQRTRFVTAVSEIARNAIQFAGGGTLTFLVGDATVADDSQCVVAEISDRGPGISNVEELLRESGRRQEASAGGVGIPGSRRMADGFFIHSEPGKGTTVTLEMFLPRGTARLSGRQLSERVDQLTRRKPQTPVEELEQQNREMMLTLEELRQKKADLEDADRRKNEFLAMLAHELRNPLAAISLSLELAEHGDRGHLERSIAVIGRQTALLSRMVNDLLDVSRITRGKVDLQTEVVGIAELVDGGVEMSMPELNRRGHEVVVECPDEPVFVRVDTARLKQVFNNIIHNAARYTLQPDTIQIRVVRADREVRVEVIDRGVGIEPDMLPRIFDLFTQAPTAIGRQDAGLGIGLTVVQRLVRDHGGSVEAFSDGVGTGTRIVITLPVVDPPATETTTVICPVNRAGAHRVLVVDDNRDSADALAALLEMHGYLCAVAYDGTAALQAAASFVPTVGIIDLGLPDMPGFDVAIALRKGCANASLTLVALSGYSGADYQNNASAAGFNQYFAKPLVIREFFSFLTTVGK from the coding sequence ATGCGCCATCGAATCCTCTCGACCGCCATCAGTTCGAACCTGAGCCTTGTCGCGATTCGCGACCGCTCGCGCCAGATAGGTGAGCTGTTCGGGCTTGACAACGTGCAGCGCACCCGTTTTGTTACTGCGGTATCGGAAATCGCGCGCAATGCGATCCAGTTCGCGGGCGGCGGCACCTTGACCTTTCTGGTCGGCGACGCGACAGTTGCCGACGACTCACAATGCGTCGTCGCCGAGATCAGCGACAGGGGACCGGGCATCTCCAATGTCGAGGAATTGCTGCGCGAGTCCGGCAGGCGTCAGGAGGCCAGCGCAGGCGGCGTTGGCATTCCTGGCAGCCGGCGCATGGCCGACGGTTTCTTCATCCATTCCGAACCGGGCAAGGGAACGACGGTAACGCTGGAGATGTTTCTTCCGCGCGGCACGGCGCGTTTATCCGGTCGTCAACTGAGCGAGCGGGTCGATCAATTGACCCGGCGCAAGCCGCAGACGCCGGTCGAGGAGCTGGAGCAGCAGAATCGTGAAATGATGCTAACGCTCGAGGAGTTGCGGCAGAAAAAAGCTGACCTCGAGGACGCGGACAGGCGCAAAAACGAGTTCCTCGCGATGCTGGCGCACGAATTACGCAATCCGCTCGCTGCTATTTCTCTATCTCTTGAACTGGCAGAACATGGCGACCGAGGCCACCTTGAACGCTCCATTGCAGTCATTGGCCGACAGACGGCATTGTTGTCACGCATGGTCAACGATCTCCTCGACGTGTCACGTATCACGCGAGGCAAGGTCGATTTGCAAACCGAAGTTGTCGGCATCGCCGAGTTGGTTGACGGCGGCGTCGAAATGTCAATGCCGGAGTTAAACCGGCGCGGGCACGAAGTCGTCGTTGAGTGCCCGGATGAGCCAGTCTTCGTGCGCGTGGACACCGCTCGGCTCAAGCAGGTTTTTAACAACATCATCCACAATGCCGCACGGTACACGTTGCAGCCTGACACGATTCAGATTCGGGTAGTACGTGCCGACAGAGAGGTGAGGGTAGAGGTAATTGACCGTGGCGTGGGCATAGAGCCGGACATGCTGCCGCGGATCTTCGATTTATTCACGCAGGCACCGACGGCGATCGGCCGTCAGGATGCCGGCCTCGGTATCGGCTTGACCGTGGTGCAGCGACTCGTACGCGACCATGGCGGCTCGGTCGAGGCCTTCAGCGATGGCGTGGGCACTGGCACACGGATCGTCATCACTTTGCCAGTGGTGGACCCACCTGCAACGGAAACTACGACCGTGATCTGTCCGGTTAATCGCGCAGGTGCGCACAGAGTGCTTGTCGTCGACGACAACAGGGACTCCGCCGACGCACTAGCGGCGTTGCTCGAAATGCACGGGTATTTGTGCGCAGTGGCCTACGACGGTACGGCTGCGTTACAAGCTGCCGCCTCCTTTGTGCCGACCGTCGGCATTATCGATCTCGGTCTGCCAGATATGCCGGGTTTCGATGTGGCCATAGCGCTGCGGAAGGGTTGTGCAAATGCGTCATTGACATTGGTCGCGCTGAGCGGATACTCGGGCGCAGATTACCAGAACAATGCATCGGCGGCCGGTTTCAACCAGTATTTTGCCAAGCCCTTAGTGATTCGTGAGTTCTTCAGCTTCCTGACGACGGTCGGCAAATAG
- a CDS encoding ATP-binding SpoIIE family protein phosphatase translates to MEATLSLTDKSGVAEVRRRAIHMAHVAGLSEKRQADAALIVTEAATNILKYAGQGEITLRSYDEGGTQALEMIALDRGPGIANLTSAMIDGFSTGGSLGAGLGTIKRHSTLFDIYSIAGSGTALLAHIANAPGVANVSIERFQIGARSTPKFGQDVCGDTWSVRRVGDSLWVTLLDGLGHGPMAAEASNRAVDVFHEADPRDQPADVLRRAHQGIRATRGAVMAIAMFDAVNRTLSFAGVGNIVAIVTAGDDAQHLISTDGTVGYNMRTVRQREAPWTKGGVFIATTDGLSTRWNLSRHPGLVQRHPSLIASVLHRDFARDADDATIIVVKAA, encoded by the coding sequence ATGGAAGCGACGCTAAGCCTGACGGACAAGAGTGGCGTGGCGGAAGTACGTCGGCGGGCAATTCATATGGCGCACGTGGCCGGCCTGTCGGAGAAACGCCAGGCCGATGCGGCCCTGATCGTCACGGAAGCGGCGACCAATATTCTCAAATACGCGGGGCAGGGCGAGATCACGCTCAGAAGTTACGACGAAGGCGGCACCCAGGCGCTCGAAATGATCGCGCTGGATCGCGGGCCCGGTATCGCCAATCTGACGTCCGCGATGATCGACGGCTTTTCGACCGGGGGCAGTCTCGGCGCGGGGCTCGGCACCATCAAGCGGCATTCCACTCTGTTTGACATCTATTCGATTGCGGGTAGCGGCACCGCCTTGCTCGCACATATTGCCAATGCACCGGGAGTGGCGAATGTAAGCATCGAGCGCTTCCAGATCGGCGCCAGGTCGACCCCGAAATTTGGCCAGGACGTATGTGGCGACACGTGGAGCGTGCGCCGAGTGGGTGACAGTCTGTGGGTGACGCTGCTCGACGGTCTCGGGCATGGGCCGATGGCGGCCGAGGCATCGAATCGCGCGGTCGACGTGTTTCACGAGGCCGACCCGCGCGATCAGCCGGCCGACGTATTGCGCCGCGCGCATCAGGGCATCAGGGCCACGCGCGGCGCAGTAATGGCCATCGCGATGTTTGATGCGGTGAACCGCACGTTGTCGTTTGCCGGGGTCGGCAATATCGTCGCCATTGTGACGGCGGGTGACGACGCTCAACATCTGATCTCTACCGACGGCACCGTCGGTTACAACATGCGCACTGTGCGCCAGCGCGAGGCGCCCTGGACCAAGGGCGGCGTGTTCATCGCAACGACCGACGGCCTGTCCACGCGCTGGAATCTGTCCCGTCATCCGGGTCTCGTGCAACGGCATCCGAGCCTGATCGCCAGCGTTTTGCACCGGGATTTCGCTCGCGACGCCGACGATGCCACGATCATCGTTGTCAAGGCAGCCTGA
- a CDS encoding anti-sigma regulatory factor has translation MEIRSGDQVNLARKTVQDWAARLTFGTLERTKFVTAASELARNTLVHGKGGTLTISEVSQAGRTGIKLVFEDAGPGIPDIERALEDGFSTAKSMGLGLGGARRLVSEFEITSTVGQGTRVSIIQWKRR, from the coding sequence ATGGAAATCCGTTCGGGCGACCAGGTCAACCTCGCTCGCAAGACCGTACAGGATTGGGCCGCTCGCCTCACGTTTGGCACGCTCGAACGGACGAAATTCGTAACGGCCGCGAGCGAACTCGCCCGAAACACGCTGGTTCACGGCAAGGGGGGGACGTTGACAATTTCGGAGGTCAGCCAGGCTGGCCGGACCGGGATAAAACTGGTTTTCGAGGATGCGGGCCCGGGCATACCGGACATCGAGCGCGCGCTGGAGGACGGCTTCAGTACCGCCAAAAGCATGGGTCTCGGACTGGGCGGAGCGCGTCGGCTTGTTAGCGAGTTTGAAATTACGTCCACGGTTGGACAGGGCACCCGAGTGAGTATTATTCAATGGAAGCGACGCTAA
- a CDS encoding STAS domain-containing protein, which translates to MEQIPVLKLGDFLLVSIQVELHDELVLSLQDDLTSRIERTRAKGVLIDISALEIVDSFIGRTLGHIAAMARVMDAATVLVGMRPAVAITLVELGMSLHGIRTALDIDKGMALLRASLDDAGEPPSLT; encoded by the coding sequence ATGGAACAGATTCCAGTCCTGAAGCTTGGCGATTTTCTGCTGGTGTCGATTCAGGTCGAGCTCCATGACGAATTGGTCCTGAGTCTGCAGGACGATCTTACGTCGCGTATCGAGCGCACGCGTGCGAAGGGCGTTCTGATCGATATTTCCGCACTGGAAATCGTCGATTCCTTCATTGGACGCACGTTGGGCCATATCGCGGCCATGGCGCGCGTGATGGACGCCGCCACCGTCCTGGTAGGCATGCGGCCTGCTGTGGCGATTACGCTAGTGGAATTGGGCATGTCGCTTCACGGCATCCGCACCGCGCTCGACATCGACAAGGGCATGGCTCTACTCCGCGCATCGCTGGACGACGCAGGGGAGCCGCCATCGCTAACTTAG
- a CDS encoding STAS domain-containing protein, translating to MRSDYDEDLSGDAWQPIKVHLIALSRERVIQGFSPAETATFIFSLKKPLFDALRKEIPKDTARLADEVWKLTLTLDKLGLLTVEAYQRTRQEIIERQQQELLDLTTPVVRLWESIVALPLIGTLDSERTQVVMESLLGAIVESEAAIAIIDITGVPTVDTLVAQHLLKTVAAARLMGAECIISGIRPQIAQTIVHLGVDLGDVVTKATLAEALKVALRRVGLAVGKVAPVSRDI from the coding sequence ATCAGAAGCGACTACGACGAGGATCTCTCCGGCGATGCATGGCAACCTATCAAGGTCCATCTGATCGCGCTGTCGCGGGAACGCGTCATTCAGGGTTTCTCGCCGGCCGAAACAGCCACCTTCATCTTCTCGCTGAAAAAACCGCTGTTTGATGCGCTGCGCAAGGAAATTCCAAAAGACACCGCCCGTCTTGCCGACGAAGTCTGGAAGCTGACCTTAACGCTCGACAAGCTCGGCCTGCTGACGGTCGAGGCCTATCAACGGACGCGTCAGGAAATCATCGAGCGCCAGCAGCAGGAATTGCTCGATCTGACCACGCCGGTTGTCCGTCTGTGGGAATCGATCGTCGCATTGCCCCTGATCGGAACGCTCGACAGCGAGCGCACCCAGGTCGTGATGGAAAGCCTGCTCGGCGCGATCGTCGAGAGCGAGGCCGCAATCGCAATCATCGACATTACCGGCGTGCCGACCGTCGATACGCTGGTCGCGCAGCATCTGCTGAAGACTGTTGCAGCTGCACGGTTAATGGGCGCCGAGTGCATCATCAGCGGCATCCGCCCGCAGATTGCCCAAACCATCGTCCATCTCGGCGTCGACCTCGGCGACGTGGTCACAAAGGCTACCTTGGCCGAAGCGCTGAAGGTCGCACTGCGACGCGTCGGATTGGCGGTCGGTAAGGTTGCGCCGGTGAGCCGGGACATTTGA
- a CDS encoding RsbRD N-terminal domain-containing protein: MSDQTNLAAILEKNEVAILTAWVQEQLTSNARQGVISEGELTEASRVFLSLSSRARSEATTTRISPAMHGNLSRSI, translated from the coding sequence TTGAGTGATCAGACAAATCTGGCTGCGATTCTGGAAAAGAACGAAGTCGCCATCCTGACGGCTTGGGTCCAGGAGCAACTGACCAGCAATGCCCGCCAGGGTGTCATCTCGGAAGGTGAGCTGACCGAGGCGTCGCGCGTGTTCCTGTCGCTCTCTTCGCGCGCGCGATCAGAAGCGACTACGACGAGGATCTCTCCGGCGATGCATGGCAACCTATCAAGGTCCATCTGA
- a CDS encoding winged helix-turn-helix domain-containing protein — MSRSPGTSSSAIRRRHAARLLANGHSVQSVADAVGISVDTARRFKAIVDSGGIKAIDEISVGGKGASLDDAARTWIVQTVRGSPRLHGFEVDQWTCPKLVTVIERQLGMRYSTVYVRQLTIDLGVHDRMRTSKQPYNRPPRVLDDKALSWIAATVRHSPRVHDFDFGFWTTPRLIALIERKFGVRYSRRYVWQIVVELGLGHLLTRLRK, encoded by the coding sequence ATGAGCCGATCTCCTGGCACCTCATCATCTGCCATAAGAAGACGCCATGCCGCTCGACTACTCGCCAACGGACACAGCGTCCAAAGTGTGGCCGACGCAGTAGGCATTTCCGTCGATACGGCCCGACGATTCAAAGCGATTGTTGATTCCGGGGGTATCAAGGCGATCGATGAGATCAGCGTGGGCGGCAAGGGAGCATCCCTGGATGACGCGGCGCGCACATGGATTGTCCAAACTGTTCGGGGATCGCCGCGCCTTCACGGCTTCGAGGTCGATCAATGGACATGCCCAAAGCTTGTGACAGTCATCGAGCGTCAGTTAGGGATGCGCTACTCGACCGTCTACGTTCGGCAACTGACGATTGATCTTGGCGTCCATGATCGGATGCGAACAAGCAAGCAGCCCTACAATCGCCCGCCTCGCGTCCTTGACGACAAGGCGCTCTCCTGGATAGCCGCAACGGTGCGGCATTCGCCGCGAGTGCACGATTTCGATTTTGGCTTCTGGACCACCCCTCGGCTGATCGCGCTCATCGAGCGGAAGTTTGGCGTACGATATTCCCGCCGGTACGTGTGGCAGATCGTCGTCGAATTAGGTCTTGGTCACCTGCTCACCCGGCTGCGCAAATAG
- a CDS encoding IS3 family transposase (programmed frameshift): protein MSRRNLTEEFKAEAVQLVVAQGYSITKACEAMGVGDTALRRWVAQWRAQQAEPPRTEIQVMADQRRIRELEARVMELEREREILKKFYGLLRQGNGSLLEVIRSLKKAWPVSLMCRLLNVPRSSYYAFASRPAKAGVSPALLKDMRQIHIESRRSYGSRRMSRAQQLQGHAIGRHRARSLMREAQLAVARRRTHQYRKAEGDALIAPNLLERRFEPGAVNRVWAGDITYIRTRQGWSYLAIVMDLHSRRIVGWAFAMQADTELVIQALEQARRSRRPGKGLMFHSDQGCQYTSERFVNDLKANGIVQSMSRKGNCWDNAVVERFFRSLKSEWIGEQEYGSHDSARRDITDFIADFYNYRRIHSAADGLPPVRYETSIY, encoded by the exons ATGAGCAGACGGAACCTGACGGAAGAATTCAAGGCTGAGGCGGTGCAACTGGTCGTTGCACAGGGCTATTCGATCACGAAGGCCTGCGAGGCCATGGGTGTAGGCGATACGGCGTTGCGACGCTGGGTGGCGCAGTGGCGTGCGCAGCAGGCTGAGCCGCCGCGTACCGAGATACAGGTCATGGCCGACCAGCGCCGCATTCGGGAGCTGGAAGCCCGCGTGATGGAGCTCGAACGGGAGCGCGAGATACTAAAAAAGT TCTACGGCCTTCTTCGTCAAGGAAATGGATCGCTCCTCGAAGTGATCCGTTCGCTGAAGAAGGCCTGGCCGGTGAGTCTGATGTGCCGCCTGCTGAACGTGCCGCGAAGCAGCTATTACGCGTTTGCCAGCCGGCCCGCCAAAGCGGGCGTATCGCCCGCGCTGCTCAAGGACATGCGCCAGATCCATATCGAAAGCCGGCGCAGTTACGGCAGTCGCAGGATGTCGCGGGCCCAGCAGTTGCAAGGTCATGCGATCGGACGGCATCGGGCCCGCTCGCTGATGCGTGAGGCGCAACTGGCGGTCGCGCGTCGCCGCACGCATCAATACCGCAAGGCTGAAGGTGATGCGCTGATTGCGCCGAACCTGCTCGAGCGCCGGTTCGAACCCGGCGCCGTCAACCGGGTGTGGGCCGGTGACATCACGTACATCAGGACGCGCCAGGGCTGGTCATATCTGGCCATCGTGATGGATCTGCACTCACGACGGATCGTCGGCTGGGCGTTTGCCATGCAGGCAGACACCGAGCTGGTCATCCAGGCGCTGGAGCAGGCCCGACGCAGCCGTCGTCCTGGCAAAGGGCTGATGTTCCATTCGGATCAGGGATGTCAGTACACCAGCGAGCGATTCGTGAACGATCTGAAGGCCAACGGGATCGTTCAGAGCATGAGCAGAAAGGGAAATTGCTGGGACAACGCGGTGGTCGAGCGCTTCTTCAGGAGCCTGAAGAGCGAATGGATCGGCGAGCAGGAGTACGGCAGCCACGATAGCGCCCGACGCGACATCACGGACTTCATCGCTGACTTTTACAACTACAGGCGCATACATTCGGCGGCAGATGGCTTGCCGCCAGTGAGGTACGAAACTTCGATTTATTGA
- a CDS encoding DUF3022 domain-containing protein, which yields MNEAELSQRLEEIELALAAIVDSPKAPFVSSSDGGDRVFLQLSWVVDSHRDTSLDARCVVTLALRRDQLDRYASLDTAKRRAFQEKLGAWVRERFDERQNPPALQGDCAVELDVPDGFV from the coding sequence ATGAACGAAGCAGAGCTGAGCCAGCGCCTTGAGGAAATCGAACTGGCGCTGGCTGCCATTGTCGATTCGCCGAAAGCGCCCTTCGTCAGCAGCTCTGACGGAGGTGACCGCGTGTTCCTGCAATTGTCGTGGGTGGTCGACTCGCATCGCGACACGTCGCTCGACGCCCGGTGCGTTGTCACGCTCGCGTTGCGGCGCGATCAGCTTGACCGCTATGCGTCGCTAGATACCGCGAAGCGGCGTGCGTTTCAGGAAAAGCTGGGCGCGTGGGTCCGGGAACGCTTCGACGAACGGCAGAATCCGCCAGCGCTTCAGGGCGATTGCGCGGTGGAACTGGATGTGCCGGACGGCTTCGTGTGA
- a CDS encoding SDR family oxidoreductase, whose product MPSPHDQFSMQDPTKQYPRPPFERQPQPAPGLAQQMIPKPDHGEDSYKGFGRLAGRRALITGADSGIGRAVAIAFAREGADIALNYLPSEEADGREVAKLVEAVGRKAIVFPGDVADEAFCKQLVERSVAQLGGLDILVNVAGKQVYVEDIADLPTEQFEATFRTNVFAMFWLCKAALPHLPPGATIINTTSIQSYQPSPGLLDYASTKAAITAFTHALAKQVIGKGVRVNAVAPGPVWTPLQPSGGQPQDKVEQFGSEVPMKRPGQPAELAPVYVLLASQESSFVTGEIYGVTGGNHLP is encoded by the coding sequence ATGCCTAGCCCCCACGACCAGTTCTCGATGCAGGATCCAACAAAGCAGTACCCGCGGCCGCCGTTCGAACGCCAACCACAGCCCGCGCCGGGCCTCGCGCAACAAATGATTCCGAAGCCTGATCATGGCGAGGACAGTTACAAGGGCTTCGGCAGACTGGCCGGCCGGCGCGCGCTGATCACCGGAGCGGACAGCGGTATCGGCCGCGCGGTCGCTATCGCATTTGCTCGCGAAGGCGCGGACATCGCGCTGAACTATCTGCCTAGCGAGGAAGCGGATGGGCGCGAGGTCGCGAAGCTCGTCGAAGCGGTAGGCCGCAAGGCGATCGTGTTTCCGGGTGACGTCGCCGACGAAGCATTCTGCAAGCAACTCGTAGAGCGCTCGGTTGCACAGCTCGGCGGCCTCGACATTCTTGTGAATGTCGCGGGCAAGCAGGTCTACGTCGAGGATATTGCGGATTTGCCAACGGAACAATTCGAGGCCACGTTCCGCACTAACGTGTTCGCAATGTTCTGGCTGTGCAAGGCGGCGCTGCCGCATCTGCCGCCCGGCGCGACCATCATCAATACGACTTCGATACAGAGTTATCAACCGAGCCCGGGGCTGCTGGATTACGCGTCGACCAAGGCGGCCATCACGGCGTTCACGCATGCCCTGGCGAAGCAGGTGATCGGCAAGGGCGTCCGCGTGAACGCCGTCGCGCCGGGTCCGGTCTGGACACCGTTGCAACCAAGCGGTGGACAGCCGCAGGATAAGGTCGAGCAGTTCGGCTCTGAAGTCCCGATGAAGCGTCCGGGACAACCGGCGGAACTCGCGCCCGTGTATGTACTGCTGGCGTCGCAGGAGTCGAGCTTTGTGACGGGGGAGATATACGGCGTGACCGGTGGCAATCATCTGCCGTAG
- a CDS encoding MgtC/SapB family protein: MALMPLTLSWLDIAVRLALATIAGALFGINRGESGKVAGLRTTLLVCIAACTAMLQVNALLAQAGKHSDSFAVLDLMRLPLGILSGVGFIGGGVILRKDGFVRGVTTAATLWIVTVVGLCFGGGQLALGMTTSVLGVVTLWFLKSVEERIPRHQTTFLTVEYDSDLLRDRLLEALRLAGCSAVAVSASVRTEPAGYEETLEVRWWGTRHIASQPRLLEIAIASGALTARYSNSR; the protein is encoded by the coding sequence GTGGCTTTAATGCCTTTGACATTATCGTGGCTCGACATTGCCGTTAGACTGGCACTCGCTACTATAGCGGGCGCGTTGTTCGGAATTAATCGAGGTGAATCAGGAAAGGTCGCTGGTCTTCGGACGACGCTTCTGGTTTGTATTGCCGCATGTACCGCAATGCTTCAGGTCAATGCCCTGCTCGCACAGGCGGGCAAGCATTCCGACTCATTCGCCGTACTGGATCTGATGCGTCTGCCTTTGGGGATTCTTTCCGGCGTTGGATTTATCGGCGGAGGCGTAATCCTGCGAAAAGACGGTTTTGTCAGAGGCGTTACCACTGCGGCTACGTTGTGGATCGTGACAGTAGTTGGCCTTTGTTTTGGCGGTGGGCAGCTTGCTCTAGGGATGACGACTTCTGTTCTGGGCGTGGTGACATTATGGTTTCTGAAAAGCGTCGAAGAGCGCATCCCCCGGCATCAAACGACCTTTCTGACGGTCGAGTACGACAGTGACCTTTTGCGCGACCGACTCCTCGAAGCGTTAAGACTCGCTGGCTGCAGCGCCGTAGCGGTCTCCGCGTCAGTCCGAACAGAGCCTGCGGGTTATGAGGAAACGCTTGAAGTCCGATGGTGGGGAACGCGACACATCGCCTCGCAGCCACGCCTGCTGGAAATCGCGATTGCCTCCGGAGCACTAACCGCACGATATTCTAACAGTCGATAG